Proteins co-encoded in one Vigna radiata var. radiata cultivar VC1973A unplaced genomic scaffold, Vradiata_ver6 scaffold_265, whole genome shotgun sequence genomic window:
- the LOC106755153 gene encoding nicotinamidase 1-like, with the protein MVSSNTVELLREEIPVNQQPFTLSPNIKTGLVLVDVVNGFCTVGAGNLAPKQPDERISHMVEESVRLSKAFSERKWPIFAFLDCHHPDQPEPPYPPHCIIGSNEEKLVPDLLWLENDPNATLRQKDCIDGFLGSTEKDGSNVFIDWVKNNEIKQILVAGICTDICVLDFVSSVLSARNRGFLSPLENVIVSSQACATYDLPLHVAKTNKDFVSHPQELMHHVGLYIARGRGANIASEVLFE; encoded by the exons ATGGTTTCTTCCAACACTGTGGAGCTCCTGAGAGAGGAGATCCCCGTCAACCAACAACCTTTCACGTTGTCGCCAAACATCAAAACCGGCCTCGTACTCGTCGATGTTGTCAATGGCTTCTGCACCGTTGGTGCTGGCAATTTg GCGCCGAAACAACCGGATGAGCGAATTTCTCATATGGTGGAGGAATCTGTGAGGCTTTCCAAAGCGTTCTCTGAGAGAAAGTGGCCGATTTTTGCTTTCCTTGATTGCCATCACCCCGACCAACCCGAACCCCCTTATCCACCACACTGTATTATAGGATCAAACGAAGAAAAACTCGTTCCTG ATCTCCTGTGGTTGGAAAACGACCCCAATGCAACACTCAGGCAAAAAGACTGCATTGATGGATTCCTTGGGTCAACTGAGAAAGATGGTTCTAATGTCTTCATTGATTGGGTGAAAAATAATGAGATAAAACAA ATTTTGGTTGCTGGGATATGCACTGATATATGCGTGCTGGATTTTGTTTCTTCTGTCTTGTCTGCAAGAAACCGTGGTTTCCTCTCTCCTCTGGAAAATGTGATAGTGTCTTCCCAAGCTTGTGCTACTTATGATTTGCCATTACATGTTGCCAAAACTAACAAGGATTTCGTATCTCATCCACAG GAATTGATGCATCACGTTGGCCTGTACATAGCCCGTGGAAGGGGAGCCAATATAGCTTCGGAGGTGTTATTTGAATAA
- the LOC106755149 gene encoding uncharacterized protein LOC106755149, which yields MNRGKTIATESSVPTREFMKWTEDMDACLLHCMIEESRIGNRVDGSWTSQAYTNIVDHLHVSGYVAITKNNVKNRQKVLKDKWREVHDLFSGLSDFAWNPITMRFDAEDEVWMDLIQSRPTAAKWRVNSIRHYDLMVELWAADRATGSAVRTARQIRRGRDAPRVNVDLNHNVEYTPE from the exons ATGAATAGAGGTAAGACAATCGCCACTGAGTCCTCTGTTCCAACCAGAGAGTTCATGAAATGGACTGAGGACATGGACGCATGTCTGCTTCACTGTATGATTGAGGAATCAAGAATCGGTAATAGGGTTGATGGGAGTTGGACATCCCAAGCGTATACTAACATTGTTGATCATTTACATGTCTCTGGGTATGTTgccattacaaaaaataatgttaaaaaccGTCAGAAAGTCTTGAAAGATAAATGGCGTGAGGTTCATGACCTCTTTTCTGGATTAAGCGACTTTGCTTGGAACCCCATTACTATGCGATTTGATGCGGAGGACGAGGTTTGGATGGACCTCATTcag TCGAGGCCAACTGCCGCAAAGTGGAGAGTGAACAGTATCCGCCATTACGATTTAATGGTGGAGTTATGGGCTGCGGATCGAGCTACAGGGAGTGCTGTTAGGACAGCTCGTCAAATACGTCGAGGGCGGGATGCGCCTCGTGTTAATGTTGATCTCAACCATAATGTTGAGTACACTCCTGAGTAG